A genome region from Maridesulfovibrio salexigens DSM 2638 includes the following:
- a CDS encoding PAS domain S-box protein: MRNINEMKSRGRLLIMIMVGIVTVVSTITLFSYGWNTYRGQSNQLLEKLISQKELIEAVGRFDMEHSKDAHTGGNVSATLSQIFDALSRAHFLGSSELVLGEQRGGKIVFLMARHARDMTGELLGSDRYRLNVKEFAVAIDSQLAEPMRLALSGKTGTLTGEDYRGVLVVAAYTPVNIGGNRFGFVAKVDLREMVRPIWQTSLGIVILAGVLIGWGAWRFLRLVNPVISKLEDEIRANEAMIATSPSGIIVIEDDGQVVQFNTVASQLFGYSKDEVVGQNVKILMPPNIASRHNSFIKRHLDTGERRVIGVGREVEGQRKDGSLFPLHLAIGKMEFQQRVRFIGILTDISALKTAEEGLRQKHRAVEESPVGVIIMDLDGRIEYLNPASLRIHGYHAAVELEGKYFNVFESSEIPTDAYSNMWAQLKAGESWKGELQNKRQDGSLVWVRQHFCPIRMEDGSIKHYLSIQEDVTEFREHRSILEQTVRERTAELEKAKDAAEEGARVKAAFTANMSHEIRTPINAILGFAEVVMQDSDLSSQTAGHVGTILSSAKSLLGIINDILDVSKMESGKFALEIVCFHLPNALADALRTLEHRADEKSLKLALDYDVNLSTRFMGDPTRLRQVVLNLAGNAVKFTEHGSITIGVEVGDAPEILHFFVSDTGIGMTEKQVAKVFDSFSQADESTTRRFGGTGLGTTISKQIVEMMDGEIWVESQLGKGSVFHFTVRMPEADEGGQCLFEDGLSLFDDYVSPRLFHILLAEDIEANASLAILRLEQQGHVVKWVENGQEAVDELLANEYDLVLMDVMMPEMDGLEATRQIRKREHVSGEHVPVLALTASVMREDHVKCIDSGMDGVEAKPVDFRSLFISMEKAVPEGKGRPNLSRVIGVGSPDEIDFTPVDGSIDHEKALKTWRDSDAFAKALCNFAEVRADDAQEIATLLEEYPEDGEPARRVAHALKGLAGNLSIDRVAELAKEVDRHLKVGDRASAQALLGRLDDSLKEVVSIIGNLVLPEKGSKEVVKSFNADEIRLLMEELLLVLDELNPDAVEPVLSSLAKYVGSRKLSSIQRDIDIFDFEKAKEKVKIMASELGIEMEL, encoded by the coding sequence ATGAGAAATATCAATGAGATGAAGTCAAGGGGCCGACTGCTGATTATGATTATGGTTGGGATTGTGACTGTTGTGTCGACCATTACATTGTTTAGTTATGGTTGGAATACGTATCGTGGCCAGAGTAATCAACTTTTGGAGAAATTAATCAGTCAGAAAGAGTTGATTGAAGCTGTCGGCCGTTTTGACATGGAGCATAGCAAGGATGCGCATACCGGGGGAAACGTTTCTGCGACGTTGAGCCAAATTTTTGATGCCTTAAGTCGAGCCCATTTTTTGGGGAGTAGTGAGCTTGTTTTGGGAGAGCAGCGGGGAGGAAAGATTGTTTTTTTGATGGCGCGGCATGCGCGTGACATGACTGGCGAATTATTGGGAAGTGATCGTTACCGACTTAATGTCAAAGAATTTGCTGTAGCTATTGACAGTCAACTGGCTGAACCCATGCGATTAGCCCTTTCGGGTAAGACAGGTACATTAACCGGGGAAGATTATCGTGGGGTTCTTGTTGTGGCGGCCTACACCCCCGTCAATATTGGGGGAAATAGATTTGGTTTTGTTGCCAAGGTAGACCTGCGGGAGATGGTGCGTCCGATTTGGCAGACCTCTCTTGGTATTGTGATTTTGGCCGGAGTGCTTATTGGCTGGGGAGCTTGGCGTTTTCTACGTTTAGTCAATCCAGTCATCAGTAAGTTGGAAGATGAAATCCGTGCTAACGAGGCGATGATTGCAACTTCTCCTAGTGGGATAATTGTTATTGAAGATGACGGACAGGTTGTTCAGTTCAATACTGTAGCTTCTCAGCTATTTGGTTATTCGAAAGATGAGGTTGTTGGGCAAAATGTCAAGATTCTTATGCCCCCCAATATTGCTTCTCGGCATAACTCTTTTATAAAGCGTCATTTGGATACCGGAGAAAGACGAGTTATAGGAGTTGGGCGTGAAGTGGAAGGTCAGCGTAAGGATGGCAGTTTGTTCCCACTTCATTTGGCCATAGGTAAGATGGAATTCCAGCAACGAGTTAGGTTTATAGGTATTCTTACCGATATTAGTGCGTTGAAGACCGCCGAAGAGGGACTGCGTCAGAAGCATCGAGCTGTTGAAGAGAGTCCGGTTGGCGTAATTATTATGGATCTCGATGGTCGTATTGAATATCTTAATCCTGCCTCTTTGCGGATTCATGGTTATCATGCCGCTGTTGAATTGGAAGGCAAATATTTTAATGTGTTCGAGAGTTCCGAAATACCGACAGATGCCTACTCCAACATGTGGGCACAGCTTAAGGCAGGTGAGTCTTGGAAGGGGGAATTGCAGAATAAGCGCCAAGATGGCTCTCTTGTTTGGGTGCGTCAGCATTTTTGTCCTATCCGAATGGAAGACGGCAGTATTAAGCATTATCTCTCGATTCAAGAAGATGTTACCGAATTTCGGGAGCACCGGAGCATACTTGAGCAAACAGTACGTGAGCGTACTGCAGAGTTAGAAAAAGCAAAAGATGCTGCCGAGGAGGGGGCAAGAGTCAAAGCCGCATTTACTGCTAATATGAGTCATGAAATTCGTACTCCTATAAATGCTATTCTCGGGTTTGCCGAAGTTGTTATGCAAGATAGCGATCTTTCGTCGCAAACCGCAGGGCATGTCGGGACAATATTAAGTTCAGCAAAGTCATTGTTGGGAATAATTAATGATATCCTGGATGTCTCCAAAATGGAGTCTGGTAAATTTGCTTTGGAAATAGTGTGTTTTCATCTTCCTAATGCTCTGGCTGATGCTTTGCGTACACTGGAACACCGGGCTGATGAGAAGAGTTTAAAGCTTGCTCTGGACTATGATGTGAATTTGTCAACTCGATTTATGGGTGATCCTACACGTTTACGGCAGGTTGTTTTGAACTTGGCAGGTAATGCCGTGAAATTTACCGAGCATGGCAGTATTACTATTGGTGTTGAGGTGGGGGATGCCCCTGAAATACTGCACTTCTTTGTTTCCGACACAGGTATTGGTATGACTGAGAAACAGGTGGCCAAGGTTTTTGATTCGTTTTCTCAGGCGGATGAGAGCACAACTCGCCGGTTCGGTGGTACTGGGTTAGGGACTACTATTTCTAAGCAGATTGTTGAAATGATGGATGGAGAGATATGGGTGGAAAGTCAGTTGGGTAAGGGGTCAGTTTTTCATTTTACGGTCCGAATGCCTGAAGCAGATGAAGGTGGACAGTGTCTTTTTGAAGATGGGCTTTCTTTGTTTGATGATTATGTTTCCCCCCGTTTATTCCATATACTTTTAGCAGAAGATATTGAAGCTAACGCTTCTTTGGCTATTTTACGTCTCGAGCAGCAGGGACATGTTGTGAAATGGGTGGAGAATGGGCAGGAGGCCGTAGATGAACTTCTTGCCAATGAGTATGATTTGGTTTTGATGGATGTAATGATGCCGGAGATGGATGGTCTTGAGGCTACCCGGCAGATTAGGAAGAGGGAACATGTGTCTGGTGAGCATGTACCTGTTTTGGCTTTGACTGCCAGTGTTATGCGGGAGGATCATGTCAAATGCATTGATTCCGGTATGGACGGAGTCGAGGCTAAACCCGTTGATTTTAGAAGTTTGTTTATTTCTATGGAAAAGGCCGTTCCTGAAGGGAAGGGGCGTCCAAACTTGAGTCGGGTTATTGGTGTGGGGTCCCCGGATGAAATTGATTTTACTCCAGTTGATGGTTCTATAGATCATGAAAAGGCTCTTAAGACATGGCGGGATTCTGATGCATTTGCCAAGGCGTTATGTAATTTTGCTGAAGTTAGGGCAGATGATGCACAGGAGATAGCGACTCTTCTTGAGGAGTATCCTGAAGACGGTGAACCTGCCCGTAGAGTCGCACATGCTTTGAAGGGGCTTGCCGGGAATCTTTCTATTGATCGGGTTGCTGAGTTAGCCAAGGAAGTTGATCGCCATCTTAAGGTAGGAGATCGTGCCTCAGCTCAAGCCTTATTGGGTAGGCTTGATGATTCTTTGAAAGAAGTTGTTTCCATAATTGGGAATTTGGTCCTGCCGGAAAAAGGAAGCAAGGAAGTTGTAAAGAGTTTTAATGCAGATGAGATCCGTCTTTTGATGGAAGAGTTGCTTCTGGTTCTTGATGAATTAAATCCTGATGCCGTAGAGCCTGTATTGTCCTCACTAGCAAAATATGTCGGGAGTAGGAAGTTATCTTCGATTCAGAGGGATATTGATATTTTTGATTTTGAAAAAGCAAAAGAAAAAGTAAAAATTATGGCTAGTGAGTTAGGTATTGAAATGGAGTTATAG